The following is a genomic window from Nitrospira sp..
GAAACGATGTGCTGATTGGCGGAGCCGGCAATGACACCTATATCTTTAATCAGGGCGACGGATTTGATCTGATCGACGACCAGTCTGGAACGGGAGACGTCAATCTGGTGCAATTCGGTGCCGGCATCACTCAGGACATGCTGCAGGTCTCGTATAGTGGAACATCCAGTATTGGGGGATTGACGGTGCGTGTTGGCATGTCGGGGGATGGTCTGCATTTTCTCGGAGTGTCCGCTGAGGATCCCGGTGCCCCACACGCGATCGACACCTTTTCATTTGCGGATGGCACACATCTCTCGTTTGTCCAATTGTTCGATCGCGAAGTCTTGGTGCAAGGAACCGGACGAAGCGATGGGGAACTCTTCGGAACCGTTGCCGACGATCGTATGGTAGGCCTGGTTGGAAGTGAGTCCCTCTCGTCCGGCGCCGGGAGCGATACGCTCACCGGAGGTCCTGGGAATGATGTTCTGGATGGTGGAGAAGGCGGCGACACGTATGTGTTCAATCCCGGAGATGGCATCGATGAGATTAGAGACGACATTGGAGATCCGGCCTTCCCCGATGTGAATCGTCTCCGGTTCGGGACCGGGATTACGGCGAGCGATCTCACCTTGTTTACTAACGGCGATGGAATCACCGTGAACAGGGTCGCGGTTGGAACATCCGGCGATGAGATTTCACTGCCCAACTTCGCCGACTTCATTCCGGCCCTCGCGGTGGCTGAGTTTGCCGACGGTGTGACTCTCGATCTCTATAATCTCTATGCTGCAAATCTCAGGACTGACAACCAGACCATCGTAGGCGGAGAGGGAGAGTTGGTTTTGATCGGTGGAACGGGGAATGACACCATTCTTGGATGGAGCAGCACCTCAACTCTGCTTGGCGGCATGGGTGATGATGTCTTGGTTGGCGCAGACGGGACAAACTTTCTGATGGGGGGCCGCGGCAACGATTTCATACAGGGCGGTTCAGGCAACGATACCTATCTCTTCAACATGGGCGACGGTCTCGATACGATTGACGATGTGGCAGCGGTCGGTGAAGGGAACCGAATTCAGTTCGGTGCCGACATCCGTCAGGCCGATCTGACCACCACGCGGGATGAGGCGGCGCGGACGCTCACGATTCAAGTAGGCGCCAGTGGGGCGGACAGACTGGTACTGACCAACTTCGACTCCACCGGGGTCAACGGTTCTCTGGTTGTGGAGACGCTGGCCTTTGCCGACGGGAGCACCGCAAGTATGGCAAGTCTGCTCGGGCCGTCCATCACGATCTTCGGAACCGCGGGTGCGGAGGTACTGGTGGGGACAGCCGGTAACGATGGCATCGACGCCGGAGCCGGCAATGATGCGGTGTACGGCAATGGGGGAGACGATCTCATCCTGGCCGGAGAGGACGATGATTCAGTCACCGGCGACGAGGGGGCAGATACTATTTCCGGTGGTGGCGGGACCGACTACCTCTATGGCGGCGCGGGCAACGACATCATCAACGGGGATGACGGCAACGATACACTGGTCGGCGATGTGGGTAACGACGTGTTGAACGGCGGCCTCGGCAATGATGTCCTCAACGGCGGCGCGGGTGTGGACCAGCTGGTCGGCGGCGAAGGCGACGACACGCTGTACATCGATGCAGCCGACACGGTGGCGAACGGGGGCGCGGGCTACGATGTGGTGTCGGTGCTGGGCGCAGAGGCGATTACCTTCAACGCGACGGCCGCCGAAGTGGAGCTGGTGGTGGCCAGCAGTGGAAATGATGTGGTGACGGCCGTGGGCAGCGCCACAGGGGTGACGATCTATGGTGGAGACGGGAACGATCAACTCACCGGGGGAGATGGGACTGAGGTCTTGATCGGCGAAGCCGGGGCGGACACGCTACTCGGTGGCGCCGGAAATGATGTGCTCAACGGCGGACTGGGCGACGATGTCCTGACCGGTGAGGCCGGCGATGACGCCTTCTATGCTGAAACTGGGGATGACCAGATTCAGGGAGGTGAAGGCAGTGATTCTGTCTCGGGCGACGAGGGCACCGATACGATCTATGGCGGTACCGGCGTGGACTATCTCTATGGCGGTGACGGCGACGATGTCATCAATGGGGATGAGGGCAACGATACGCTCGTGGGCGATGCGGGGACCGATAGCCTGATGGGCGGGGCCGGGAACGATGTACTCAATGGTGGCGCCGGCGCCGATCAACTCACCGGTGGCGAGGGCGATGACGCGCTGTATATTGACGCGGCCGATACCCTGGTTGTCGGTGGGGTGGGCTATGATCAGGTGATTGTGACGGGAATAGATGCGGTGACCTTCGATGCGGCGGCAGCCGAGGTCGAGCTGGTGGTGGGCGGCAGCGGAGACGATGTCGTTACGGCCGTGGGCAGTCTCGCCGGGGTGACCTTCTATGGCGGAGAAGGTCACGATCAACTGACCGGAGGCGATGGAAATGATGTCTTGATCGGTGAAGCTGGTCACGACACGGTAATCGGTGGGGTCGGGAATGATGTCCTGAACGGCGGAGTAGGTGACGATACCTTGTCCGGCGGGTCCGGGGAGGATGCCTTCTATGCAGGAGCGGGGAACGATCTGATCAGCGGAGGGGACGGCACGGACTCAGTATCGGGCGACGAGGGCAATGACGTGATTGCCGGCGGAGCCGATGGCGATTATCTCTACGGCGGCATGGGCGACGATGTGCTCAATGGGGATGCCGGGAACGATGTGCTGGTTGGCGAAGCGGATCACGATACGCTCGTTGGTGGCGCCGGGAACGACCGGTTGGTAGGAGGCAGGGGCAATGATGTGTATCGCTTCGGACTCGGGGGTGGCAGTGACGTCATCGCTGAGGATGATAGCACGGCGGGGAATCAAGACTTGTTGCAGTTCGATTCTGAATTGACTCCGCTGGACCTGGTGATCAGTCAGCAGGCCAATGATCTCCGGATCGCGATTCATGGCACGACGGATCAGATATTGTTAGAAAACTGGTTCCAGGGGGAAGATTATCAGGTTGAAACGATTGAGGCGGGAGCAGGGGGCACGTTGTTGAATGCCCAGGTCGATCAGCTCATCCAAGCGATGGCGACGTTCAGCAACCAGACTGGGCTGACGTGGGATCAGGCTATCGATCAACGGCCGCAGGATGTCCAAACTGTGTTGGCGGCCAGCTGGCATTGAGGGTGAACGAAGGTCTTTTCTTGTCGGAGAGGCGGCGTGGGTGGTTGAAGGCTGCGCCTCCCGGAATTTTTCCCTAACTGCGAAGTAAAAGGTCGAGTGTTTTCGAGAGAAATTCTCGATTGACAGGCTGTGTCTGTATTGGTACATACGGGTTCAATAGTATTAGGAATAAATGTAAGTATGGTGTCTCTCCCCATGCGGCTAATTGAATGCTTTCGGTAAGGGGAGAAGAGGTGCGTCGGCATGAAGCGAATAATGTATGTTTCATGACGTAGCAGGTGCGGGCATTTCTCCTGAAGGTCAGGCTTCGGAAGCGGGCAATGGTCCTCTAGTCGATACAGGCCTCTTGTGTCTCTTGATCCTGGCTCGGTTCTACGATTTGCCTGCAGACGCAGGGCAATTGCGTCATCAGTTTGCCCAATCCAACCATGTGTTTTCCGACAGAGAACTGCTTCGAGCCGCGAAACATCTCGGGCTCAAAGCCGGCATACAGACCATCACTGAGAGTGCGCTTGCTGGAATTCCGCTTCCCGCGATTGCCAAGTGGACCGACGGCCGGTATGTCGTGCTGGCCAAGATCGACGACGATAAGGCGTTGATCCAAGACCCGGTGGCAGGGCGGCCGCTAGTGCTTTCGCGCGAACAGTTTGAGGCCGTCTGGTCCGGCGAAGTGTTGCTGATGACGAAGCGGGCGAATCTTCGCCTTCAAGATCGAACCTTCGACGTCACCTGGTTCATTCCCGCCATCGTCAAGTACCGAAACCTCCTGGGCGAAGTCTTTGTCGCGTCATTCTTTCTGCAGCTCTTTGCGCTCCTCACGCCGTTGTTTACCCAAGTCGTGATCGACAAGGTGCTGGTCCACAAGGGCTTTACGACGTTGCATGTCCTGGCCACCGGCATGATCGCGCTCGCGATTTTCGATGCGCTGCTCGGCGGGTTGCGCACCTATCTGTTTTCTCACACGACGAATCGCATCGATGTCGGACTCGGCGCGCAACTGTTCAGGCATATTCTGGCGCTGCCCCTTGCGTATTTTGAGGCACGACGTGTGGGCGATACGGTGGCCCGGGTGCGCGAGCTGGAGCAGATCCGTCAGTTTCTGACGAGTCATTCTGTGACGGTGGTGCTGGATCTGCTCTTCACCGCGGTCTTTTTAGCAGTGATGTGGTTCTACAGTCCGATCTTAACCGGCGTGGTGATGCTGTCGCTCCCGCTCTATGCCTTGTTGTCGATTGCCATTACGCCGGCGATTCGCTCCAGGCTGCATGAAAAATTCAATCGTGGAGCGGAGAACCAGTCGTTCTTGGTCGAAACGATCAGCGGTATGCAGACGGTGAAGGCTATGGCGGTGGAGCCGCCGCTGCTGCGCAAGTGGGAAGAGCAGCTGGCCGGCTATGTGAGCGCTAGTTTTCGTGCTACGAGTCTGATGACGGTTGCTGGTCAGATCGCCGCTTGCATTCAGAAAATTACGGTCGTGGCCGTGCTCTGGGTTGGCGCCTATCGCGTGATTGATGGCGAGCTCAGTATCGGGCAGCTCATTGCCTTCAATATGCTATCGGCACAGGTCACGGGCCCGCTTTTGCGCCTCGTTAATCTCTGGCAGGAGTTTCAGCAAGTGGGGATTTCTGTGCAACGGCTCGGGGACGTCCTCAATACTCAACCGGAGCCAACGTACAATCCGAACCGGACCACACTCCCCCAAGTACGTGGACAAGTGGTTTTTGACGGGGTGACCTTTCGCTATCGGCCAGACAGCGCCGAGGTGTTGCGCAAGGTGTCGTTCACGGTGGCCCCCGGCAAGGTGATTGGGATTGTTGGGCGATCTGGATCGGGAAAGAGCACCATCGCCAAGTTGATCCAGCGTCTCTATGTGCCTGAGCGGGGCCGCATCCTCGTCGATGGGGTCGATCTCGCGCAGGTGGATCCTGCCTGGTTGCGCCGCCAGGTGGGGGTGGTGCTGCAAGAGAACTTTTTGTTTCATCAATCGGTGCGCGACAACATTGCCTTAACCGATCCGGGACTGGCGATGGAGCCGGTGATGCAGGCCGCGAAGCTGGCCGGCGCCCATGAGTTCATTCTGGAATTGCCTGAAGGTTACGACACATTGGTCGGAGAGCACGGCTGTTCGCTGTCAGGCGGCCAGCGGCAGCGCATTGCGATTGCCCGCGCGTTAATCGCGAATCCTCGCATTTTGATTTTCGATGAGGCGACCAGCGCCTTGGATTATGAATCCGAGGCGATCATTCAGCAGAACATGACGCAGATTTGTCAGGGGCGCACGGTATTCATCATCGCGCATCGGTTGAGCACGGTGCGGCCGGCCCATTGTATTTATGTGATAGACAAAGGCGATGTGGTGGAGTCCGGCCCACATGATGAACTGGTGCGGATGAACGGATTCTACGCCAGATTGTGCCAGCATCAGAAAGGGGCGAACTCGATACCAGTATAGGGAGCAGACGAAGAGCGATGGCCTTTGGATCAGTGGCACGACATTGGGCGGTGTGGAAAGCGGCGTGGCAGGCGGAGACGGGCATGGGATCAGGATCCACGCGAAGCGCGAAGAAGGGAGCCAGCCCCCTGGCCACGGAGTTTCTTCCCGCGGTATTGGAGATTCAGCAGGCGCCGCCCTCGCCGATCGGCCGGGCGATGCTCTGGACTATTATGGCTGTTTTTACCACGGGTGTGCTGTGGGCGACGTTCGGCTGGATCGATATCGTGGCAACGGCACAGGGGAAAATTATTGCGAGTGGCTATTCCAAAGTGATTCAGCCCTATGAAACTGGCGTGGTTGCCGCGATCCATGTAGCGGATGGGCAGGTGGTGAAGAAGGGTGACGTGCTGATCGAGCTAGATCCCACGCAGAATCGCGCGGACCATGATCGGGCGTTTAATGAGTATCGCGCGGCGAAAGTCGAGGCTGCCCGGTTGCGGGCTTTAGTTGCGGGGCAAGCGACGTTCAAGGCGCCCGCCGATGCCGATCCGCAGTATGTGGCACTGCAACGGCGGTTGCTCGCCGACCAACTGGCCGAATATCAGGCCAACGTAGCGGCTGCGCAACATGTGATCGATCAACGGACGTCGGCCTTAGAGCAGACGCACGAGAATATTGTGCGCCTGGAAGCGACGGTCCCGATGGAGGCGGAGCGCGCCGAGGCTTATAAAAAACTACTGGAGCATGATGCGGTTACCAAAATGGATTTTCTTCAGGCGGAGGGCCAGCGCATCGACAAGACGCAGGAGCTGGCTGGTCAACGGAAGAAGTTAAAGCAGGATCAATCCGCCTTGGCCGAGGCTGAGAAACACTACGGTGCGATGCAGTCGGAGTTTCAGCAGGTGAAACAGGTCGAGCTTTCGGCGACGGAAACCAAGGTGGCGTCGCTTGTACAGGACGTGACCAAAGCCGGACAAAAAGCGGATTTGCAACGACTCTCTGCACCCATCGACGGTGTTGTGCAGCAAATGGCGATGCACACGATTGGCGGCGTGGTGACGCCGGCGCAACCATTGTTGGTTGTCGTGTCGCAGGAGCATCCGGTCGAAGTGGAAGCGCAGGTGGAAAACAAAGATGTCGGGTTTGTGCAGGAAGGGCAGCCGGTTGAAATTAAGGTCGAGACGTTTCCATTCACTCTCTACGGAACGATTCCCGGTCTGGTGCTCACGGTCTCCGACGATGCGGCGCCGATTGAGAAAGTCGGTTTGGTCTATCCCGCCCGCGTTAGCATGGACCGAGGGACCATTCAGGTTGAAGGCAAGCCGGTGCATCTGACCCCCGGCATGGCGGTGACGGTGGAAATCAAGACTGGCCAGCGGCGGATGATCGAGTATTTACTTAGTCCCTTGCTGAAATCTGTACAGGAAAGTATGCGGGAACGATGAGTCTGCGCAGCGCGGTCGTGCCTACGGTTATGGGGTTGGTGTTGCTTCTGGTGATTTCGACGGGACAGGCTGCCGAGACAACGGGATTTGGTGCTCCTGTTCCACCGCCTGTCTTGACCCTGACGTTGCGTGGAGCTCTCACGGCGGCCGTCGACAATAATCCTGATGTCCAGCTGTATAAGGAACGGATTGAAGCCGCACAGGGGCAGGTGCAGACGCAACTCGGCAGCCTCCTGCCCAATCTTGCCGGCACGGTTCGCCAGACGCGGCAAACGCAGTTTCTCGGGACGTTCGGACTGGCGCCTCAACGAACAGACCCCTTCAGTATTTTCGATGGACGGGTGAATGCTTCGCAAAATCTATTCAGTGTCAGTCTCATCCAACGATGGCGGGCATCGCGCGAAACATTGCATGTCACCGAGTTTGAGGCCGAGAGCCGGAAGTTCGATGTCATGGCTAGTGCCGCGCTCGCCTACATGGAAGGGCTGAAGGCCATGGCCATGGTAAAGATGCACGAGGCCAATCAGCGAGCGATGGAAGAGTTGCTGGTCTTTGTAAAACAGCGCGACGTGGCAACAGGGTTGGATGCCGCCTGCCTCGGCGCGCCAATTATTGGCCTTGACATCTTGGTATGAGAAGGAGCACCGTAAAGCTACACTGCTAATTTTCGGCCATTCCATTTTCTGGCCATTCCCATAAATCAAACTGACGCTCACCGACGATCTGACGACAGGTACAGCTCGTCCTGGTAAAAGCGTCGGAACTAACCTATTTGTCGATGACTGGAGAGCGCGTCCTGTCGCTCGTTGCGCGGGGGGCCTCCGGCCTCAATGACAATCGATGGAATAACATACTCGAGACTACAATATGGCGCTCTTACTCCAGATTCCCATCTTCGACGGTGCGCAGCGAGCGGGGCGCATTGCCGAAGCGCGCAGCCAGCCGAGGCAGGAGGCGCTGTGGATGCGCATGGTCCTGAATCAGGTCAAGATGGAAGTCCACGATGCCGTGGCCACGGTGATCGCAGCCAAAGAACAGGCGGTCATCGCGCAAGCCGACTTGCAGATAGCCACGAAAGAGCTCGATCTGGCTCGTGAACGCTACGCCGCCATCACGGCCGCTAGTTACTTTGAACTCACCAACGGACTCACCTGTGTGGCTAGAGGGCGGGAGAATCTGGTGAACGTACTGTTCCAACTCACCGCCGCCCGCGTCAACTTTGCTCGCTCGCTCAATACGCTGTACTAGAGAACGTCTAGTGCAGCCGTGCGATAAGCCAGACCTGAATAAAATATGACGAGGCACCCTGCCGGGTGCAGAGAGAGGCCACTCGAACCAGCGAGTAGCCGTTGTCGTCTGGATTGGCGTTGCACGATTCTCTCGTAGAGTGTGTATTGCTAAATCTTTAAGCAGGAATTTTGGCTAGCGTCTAGGAATCCTCATTGGTATGGGATGTCTGTGCCTGGGGCAGTATGTCTAGGGAGAGTCGAGCGGATTCAGTGGAGTGAGACCCCTGTGAGTAGGCGGACGGTTTAACCTGCAGTGAGCCGGTTAACGGGCGAGCAGAAGGATGCTGGGGTTCGTGACATACCTGGCTTGCTGACATCACCGAAGGAGGATGCGTTATGAATCAAGACGGCCTGACATTGGTGAAGAGTGCTGCGATTTGTCGGAACCTATTTCTGTGCGGCTTGCTGTTTGGGCTGGTGGGTTGTCCAGAGAATGATTCTTCGGCACCGGTATTGGTAGAGATGTCGACTCTCTCAGCCTCCCTGATCCAACAGGCCTATGTGAAAGCGTCGAATACAGGGGCTACAGATAAATTCGGAGGGAGTGCTGCGTTGGATGGCGACACCTTGGTGGTTGGGGCCTACCAGGAAGACAGCTCCAGGGTCACGGTCACTCGGCCCGATGAGAGTGTGCCGGATAGCGGAGCGGTGTATGTGTTTACACGGACGAATGGAGACTGGTCCCAGCAGGCCTACCTCAAAGCCTCTAATGCAAGAGTTGGAGACCACTTTGGCACGGCCCTGACCCTGAGCGGCGATACGCTGGCGGTTGGAGCCCCACGAGAGGATAGCTCGGGAGTCAATGGCGATCAGGCCGACAACAGTGCTCCAGATAGTGGAGCGGTGTATGTGTATACGCGCACCAATGGAACTTGGGCGCAGCAGGCCTACCTCAAAGCCTCGAATGCGGGCATGGGCGATTTCTTTGGCAGTGCGCTGGCGTTGAACGGCGACACGCTGGCGGTTGGAGCCCCTCAGGAGGACAGTGCCGCGACTGGAGTCAATGGCAATCAGGTTGACAGCAGCGCCTCCAACAGCGGGGCGGTCTATGTGTATACGCGCACCAATGGAACTTGGGCGCAGCAGGCCTACCTGAAAGCCTCGAATACGACAAGCTTCAATCGCTTCGGGAATGCCCTGACATTGAGTGGCGACACGCTGGCGGTTGGAGCTCCTCAGGAGGACAGTGCCTCGACTGGGGTCAATGGCAATCAGGATCAAGGTGATGTCAATAGCCAAGCCACTAACAGCGGAGCAGCCTATGTGTTTACGCGAACGAATGGAAGCTGGACCCAGCAGGCCTATCTCAAAGCCTCGAATACGGGCCTGGCCGATTACTTTGGCACTGCCTTGGTCTTGAGCGGCGACACGTTGGTGGTTGGGGCCAAGGGGGAGGGGAGCGAGGCGACTGGGGTCAATGGCGATCAGATCAGCGATGATGCTGCAGGCAGTGGGGCGGCCTATGTCTTTACGCGAACGAATGGAAGCTGGGCACAGCAGGCCTATCTCAAAGCCTCGAATACGGACCCGGTGGATGGGTTCGGTAATTCTTTGGCTCTGAGCGGCGACACGTTGGTGGTGGGAGCCGCGTGGGAAGACAGCGCTACGACCGGGATCAATGGCGATCAGCTCAACGACGGTGCGCAGGAAAGCGGGGCGGTGTATGTGTTCACACGAACGGGAGGAAGCTGGGCCCAGCAGGCGTATTTGAAAGCCTCAAATACGGGCGCAAGTGACGGCTTTGGCACTGCCTTGGCCTTGAGCGGCGACACCTTGGCGGTGGGAGCCTCGGGAGAGAGCAGCGTCGCGGCTGGGATCAATGGCGATCAGCTCAACAACGGTGCGCTGGAAAGTGGGGCGGTGTATGTGTTCCAGTAGCGCGATCCGGGCTGGGCAGAGTCACGCCAAGGATTGTGCACTTTTTGTGCGAAGAGCGTCGGTTGGCGATGTCCTGGGGGCAATGCATGCGTATCTCGACGTGCATCCTGGCGTACGGTCTCATGCCCATCATCTTCATCTGGCCCTCGATCGCATTGAGATGGCGACCTGAGCCGCTGGAGGCAGTGGCTGCTGATGGCACACGTGCGATGGTATCACTGGTGGTAGGACCCCAGTGGGCATGTGTGGCAAGACTGGTTTGGAGCGTTCTCGATTGAGCAAGATGAACTCTCCTGACCGGCTGCGCTATCTCGAACAGAATCCTGCGCGAGCCACTCGTATGGTACGAGCCGAAGAGTGGCGATGGTCGAGCGCGTGAAGGTGGCAGGAGGCTGGGCAACGTATTTGTGTTGAAGCAGAGCCTGTTGCTAGACCGGAGCCGTGGCTTGACTGGGTAAGTGGTTTGATAGAACAAGGCAGAGGTTCAGTGGGTTTGCCAGAGCCTGAGTCAAGGTGCGCCGTTAGGGGCAGCTGTCTGGGCTGCGGTGACCGCAGCGGTGCC
Proteins encoded in this region:
- a CDS encoding hypothetical protein (Evidence 5 : Unknown function; MaGe:77310813), which encodes MKHTLFASCRRTSSPLTESIQLAAWGETPYLHLFLILLNPYVPIQTQPVNREFLSKTLDLLLRS
- a CDS encoding Toxin RTX-I translocation ATP-binding protein (MaGe:77310814); amino-acid sequence: MFHDVAGAGISPEGQASEAGNGPLVDTGLLCLLILARFYDLPADAGQLRHQFAQSNHVFSDRELLRAAKHLGLKAGIQTITESALAGIPLPAIAKWTDGRYVVLAKIDDDKALIQDPVAGRPLVLSREQFEAVWSGEVLLMTKRANLRLQDRTFDVTWFIPAIVKYRNLLGEVFVASFFLQLFALLTPLFTQVVIDKVLVHKGFTTLHVLATGMIALAIFDALLGGLRTYLFSHTTNRIDVGLGAQLFRHILALPLAYFEARRVGDTVARVRELEQIRQFLTSHSVTVVLDLLFTAVFLAVMWFYSPILTGVVMLSLPLYALLSIAITPAIRSRLHEKFNRGAENQSFLVETISGMQTVKAMAVEPPLLRKWEEQLAGYVSASFRATSLMTVAGQIAACIQKITVVAVLWVGAYRVIDGELSIGQLIAFNMLSAQVTGPLLRLVNLWQEFQQVGISVQRLGDVLNTQPEPTYNPNRTTLPQVRGQVVFDGVTFRYRPDSAEVLRKVSFTVAPGKVIGIVGRSGSGKSTIAKLIQRLYVPERGRILVDGVDLAQVDPAWLRRQVGVVLQENFLFHQSVRDNIALTDPGLAMEPVMQAAKLAGAHEFILELPEGYDTLVGEHGCSLSGGQRQRIAIARALIANPRILIFDEATSALDYESEAIIQQNMTQICQGRTVFIIAHRLSTVRPAHCIYVIDKGDVVESGPHDELVRMNGFYARLCQHQKGANSIPV
- a CDS encoding Biotinlipoyl2 domain-containing protein (MaGe:77310815), whose translation is MAFGSVARHWAVWKAAWQAETGMGSGSTRSAKKGASPLATEFLPAVLEIQQAPPSPIGRAMLWTIMAVFTTGVLWATFGWIDIVATAQGKIIASGYSKVIQPYETGVVAAIHVADGQVVKKGDVLIELDPTQNRADHDRAFNEYRAAKVEAARLRALVAGQATFKAPADADPQYVALQRRLLADQLAEYQANVAAAQHVIDQRTSALEQTHENIVRLEATVPMEAERAEAYKKLLEHDAVTKMDFLQAEGQRIDKTQELAGQRKKLKQDQSALAEAEKHYGAMQSEFQQVKQVELSATETKVASLVQDVTKAGQKADLQRLSAPIDGVVQQMAMHTIGGVVTPAQPLLVVVSQEHPVEVEAQVENKDVGFVQEGQPVEIKVETFPFTLYGTIPGLVLTVSDDAAPIEKVGLVYPARVSMDRGTIQVEGKPVHLTPGMAVTVEIKTGQRRMIEYLLSPLLKSVQESMRER
- a CDS encoding exported protein of unknown function (Evidence 5 : Unknown function; MaGe:77310816), with translation MSLRSAVVPTVMGLVLLLVISTGQAAETTGFGAPVPPPVLTLTLRGALTAAVDNNPDVQLYKERIEAAQGQVQTQLGSLLPNLAGTVRQTRQTQFLGTFGLAPQRTDPFSIFDGRVNASQNLFSVSLIQRWRASRETLHVTEFEAESRKFDVMASAALAYMEGLKAMAMVKMHEANQRAMEELLVFVKQRDVATGLDAACLGAPIIGLDILV
- a CDS encoding hypothetical protein (Evidence 5 : Unknown function; MaGe:77310817), translating into MALLLQIPIFDGAQRAGRIAEARSQPRQEALWMRMVLNQVKMEVHDAVATVIAAKEQAVIAQADLQIATKELDLARERYAAITAASYFELTNGLTCVARGRENLVNVLFQLTAARVNFARSLNTLY
- a CDS encoding hypothetical protein (Evidence 5 : Unknown function; MaGe:77310818), coding for MASLCTRQGASSYFIQVWLIARLH
- a CDS encoding hypothetical protein (Evidence 5 : Unknown function; MaGe:77310819), which gives rise to MMSASQVCHEPQHPSARPLTGSLQVKPSAYSQGSHSTESARLSLDILPQAQTSHTNEDS
- a CDS encoding Integrin alpha beta-propellor repeat protein (MaGe:77310820), with the translated sequence MNQDGLTLVKSAAICRNLFLCGLLFGLVGCPENDSSAPVLVEMSTLSASLIQQAYVKASNTGATDKFGGSAALDGDTLVVGAYQEDSSRVTVTRPDESVPDSGAVYVFTRTNGDWSQQAYLKASNARVGDHFGTALTLSGDTLAVGAPREDSSGVNGDQADNSAPDSGAVYVYTRTNGTWAQQAYLKASNAGMGDFFGSALALNGDTLAVGAPQEDSAATGVNGNQVDSSASNSGAVYVYTRTNGTWAQQAYLKASNTTSFNRFGNALTLSGDTLAVGAPQEDSASTGVNGNQDQGDVNSQATNSGAAYVFTRTNGSWTQQAYLKASNTGLADYFGTALVLSGDTLVVGAKGEGSEATGVNGDQISDDAAGSGAAYVFTRTNGSWAQQAYLKASNTDPVDGFGNSLALSGDTLVVGAAWEDSATTGINGDQLNDGAQESGAVYVFTRTGGSWAQQAYLKASNTGASDGFGTALALSGDTLAVGASGESSVAAGINGDQLNNGALESGAVYVFQ
- a CDS encoding hypothetical protein (Evidence 5 : Unknown function; MaGe:77310821); the protein is MRRASVGDVLGAMHAYLDVHPGVRSHAHHLHLALDRIEMAT